GCTGGTTCTTTTTATCTGACTGTGAGGGTTTGCAAAGAAATTCAAAAGTTAGAGGCGGTGGATAGAATATGTGCCATAGATGTAGGAGTTAAGCATTTTGCCACCATTTGCTACTCAGATGGCAGTGTGGAAAAGGTAGAAAATCCCAAGTATCTTGTCAAAACAGAAAAGAGGGTGGCAAAGGAGCAGAGGAAACTCTCAAGAAAGCAAAAGGGTTCAAAAAACTATGAAAAACAAAGGCTAAAGGTGGCAAAACTTCATGAGAAAGTCAAAAACCAGAGAGAGGACTTTTTGCATAAGCTGTCCAGAAGGATAGTGAGCGAGAACCAAGCCATTATCCTTGAGGACTTAAATGTGAAGGGTCTTCTCTCTGGAAACATTTCCAAGCACATACAGGACAGCTCATGGAGGAAGTTTTTTGAGTATCTATCCTACAAAGCTTTGTGGCATGGAAGAGAGCTGATTTTTGCTGACAGGTTTTATCCATCTTCTAAAACCTGTCATGTGTGTGGATACAAAAATCAAGAACTCAAGCTGAGCGATAGAGAGTGGGTCTGTCCTGTGTGTGGCACAAGACATGACAGGGATATAAACGCAGGCAAAAACTTATTGCTTTATGGGTTCGCTCACCTAACGAGCGGTAGGGTCGGAACGACCCGAGCTTATGCCTGTGGAGGAGCTAAAAGCTCCGTTGAAGCAGGAAGCTCCTCAATTAGCTGAGGGGAGGGTTCACTTTGGACAGTTCCTGCCCTACCACTCGTAAGGTGAGTGACTCATACAACATATACTATATAAAACTGGTATATAGAAGATGGAGACTTCTTGCCGGTTTTATGTTAAAACACCATGCTTGCGTAAGATACCTTAGAGTCTGTAAGTCTTTCATAGTATACTTTGTAATCAAGTATTCTTCCCTTAGTTAGCCCGCACTTTTTGAGTATATGTGCAAATACAAAGTTAGTGTATTGTCCATCTATTCTCGTCCTGTTTTTGTCCTTTTCTAAAAGCTCAAAGGCTTGCTCATACTCCAGATCTTCAAGATATCTCAGATACTCCCTGTCTTTGAAAGATGGATCGTAACAAAGGCTGTCCCCAAATTTTTTACCTACATGGCTCATATCTACGCTGGATATGAAGAGCGTTTTATGTATAAAAGGCTCAACCACCCTGAGAAGATTCTCTCCGAGAGTTTTCAGAAATTTTTCATCACCGTAAGACACGATGAGAGCCAAAGCCTTCGCTTCTGGAAAGATCATTTTTGCATATACGGATGCAAATTCTATAGAGTGTTCGTATCTGTATGATAAAATGTCATGGGTAATATCAAAGTTATAAAAGCTTTGAAGTTTCTCTATAAGCGCTCTGTTAGTTTTTAGTATGCCAAAGGGCGTTTTCATATCAAGGGGAAGCGCAGAAAAGGGCATTTCGTGCCAATAGTGAGATACTCCTAAAATGACGACAAGATCCTTGTCCCCTTTTATCCTTCCGTAAGCTTCCCAATAAGTACTTTTGGCTATTCTTATATCCATATGTGGTACCATAATACCAAGTGGAGAAAGTCTTTCCTGTATTTCTGGTCCTTTCAGAAAACGTTCACACGCCTGTGCATCTGCAGGATACACCTCCCCCACATGGGACATATCCCTTATACCCTTTGTAAACATCTCTCGCCTTTTGTACTGCAGTGCATCTGCATATTTCTCGTTTTCTAAAAATAGGGCATCATCAAGTCTCTTTAAAAAGTCCATAAGGTCTTCATCGCTTATGATCTGTCCGGTAAGCCTAAAATAATCGGCTTTTATATCAAGTACGTCTCTGCTTCCATCCATTAAGGACATGATGAGCAAAGCTTCCTTTGAAACGAAAAGATTTTCCGAGATACCCAGAGGATCCCTTATAAGGAACCCCCCGTCAAGTGCGATCACGTCTATATACCTCAGTTTAGGCTTCATCCGAATACATAAATATCTTCCTGTCTGAACTTTTCTTCAAAAAGTTCCCAGCTTTTGTAAGAGACAACTCTACCTTTGCTCACAGAAAGTATTATGTACGAAAAGCCTTCAAAGGCTCTCTCCTCATCAAACTTGGAAGGTCTATCGGGGTGATCCGGGTGTGAGTGGTAAACTCCAACTATCTCAAGACCAAACTGGCGCGCCTTTTCCTCAGCTTTTAGGTAATCCTCAGGTGCTATTTCGTATCTGTCGTTCTTTCTATCCGGATTCACATTTGGAGTCTCAAAAGCTCCAAAAACGGTTCTCACATCCCCATCTATCTTTCCAAGCAAGAGACCGCAAGTTTCGTAAGGATAATCCCTTTCGGCTTGAGCTATTATCTTTTCAAGTGCGGAACTTTTTATCCTTAACATAGTTCACACGAGCGCAAACTGAGTTAAAAGTTCTGCAATTTGTACGGCATTTGTGGCTGCACCTTTGCGTATGTTATCAGCTACTATCCACATACAAATACCCGGCTCAAATACCAGATCTTTCCTTATCCTTCCCACGAAAACCTCGTCTCTTCCTGCTACATCCAGAGCTGTGGGATACTCTGCAAGAACAACACCTTTAGCCTTAGAGAGGATTTTCTTAGCTTCTTCAGGACTTAACTCTTTTTTAAGCTTTACACTTACCGCTTCCGAATGTCCATAAAAGACTGGAACCCTTACAGTCGTTGCGGAAACCCTCATGTTGGGATCATGCATGATCTTTCTCGTTTCGTTTAACATCTTCATTTCTTCTTTGGTGTATCCGTTTTCCGTGAAGACATCTATCTGAGGGATAACATTAAAAGCTATTCTTCTTGGCAGAGCCTTAGGTTCTGGAAGCTCCCTTCCATCGCACCATGCTCTTACCTGCTCCTCAAGCTCTCTTATGGCTTTTGCACCTGCACCAGATACGGATTGATAAGTGGAGACAACTATAGCTTCTATACCTACAGCATCGTATATGGGTTTTAGTGCCACAACCATCTGTATAGTGGAGCAGTTGGGATTGGCTATTATGCCTTTGTGTTCTCTAACATCTTCGGGATTTACCTCAGGTACAACCAGCGGTACGTGAGGCTCAAGGCGCCACGCTGAAGAGTTGTCTATCACCACAGCGCCGTCAGATACAAATCTGGGAGCGTACTCTTTACTTATGGAACTACCTGCAGAAAACAGAGCTATATCTATACCCCTAAAATCCGATCTTTTGTTAAGAGCCTGAACCTTTACCTTCTCATCTCTAAAGGTAAGGTGGATACCCTCAGACCTTTCCGATGCGAAAAGTTCCAGTTCGTCCACCGGAAAGTTTCTCTCTTCCAAAACCTTCAGAAAAGTCCTTCCTACCTCACCTGTAGCTCCCACTATGGCTACTTTGTATCCCATGTGTTATAATTATAAGCGAAAGTGGTTATTTTGTTGCTTTTGTTCCTGTCTTTTGTGTCTCTTTTACCCAATATAAACACTTACGAGTTTAGAAATGAAGAACCTTTAAGGGTGGCTGTGGCTTACGAGATGTCCAAAAGCCAAAGCTACATCCAACCATACCTTTTGGGAAAGCCATACTTTAATAAACCACCGCTATTTAACTGGTTAATACTGTTATACTCTCACTTTTTGCCTTGGAGTGAACTAACCGCAAGAGCTGTGAGCTTAACATTCTTGCTTTTATGCCTTTTGCTTATATTTGCCTTTTCTTACTACCTGTTTAAGAACTCGCAAATGGCTCTCCTCTCGGCGCTCATTTTTTTGACCTTTGGGAACGTACTTTTCTTTTATGGATACTTGGCCGAGATAGATATTACCTTAACCTTCTTTGTATTTGCAAGTATGGTGAGCCTTTATATGTACTTAAAAAGTAATTCTATTCTTTGGAGTATCTTGGCTGGTGTTTTGACTGGACTGTCAGCGCTTTTGAAAGGTTTCCCAGCTTATGGCTTTTATTTTCTTACATTGCTGGCTTTTGGTCTTTATCAAAAAAACTTGAGATTCATATTGGACAGAAAACTTTTCATTTCCCACGCTATAAGTGTACTTTTACCCGCTTTGTGGCTTTTAAATACACAAGATCCGTATATCTATTTGAAGACCCTCTTCTATGAAAGCTTCAGTAGGATAAGTGGGGAGAAGTTTTCAAGAGTTCTTCATATATTTACCTTCCCTCTTCTTAACTTCAAAGATACCCTTCCAAACAGTTTGATCTTTTTTATTTCAGTATGCATGCTTTTTAAACATAAAAAGTTCAACCTTCCACATGAAGTAAGGATCCTCATTTTAGTCTTTGCGCTCAATTACCTTCCTTACCTTTTGTCAAATTCCGCAGGTAGGTATGTTTTACCCCTTTATCCCCTTCTTGCCACTGTATTTTCCTTTTACATTTATAGATCTTTTGAAGTTCAAAGCTTTAAAAGGTTTTTCTACAGTCTCATCATATTAAGTGTGTTTCTGAGATTTCTTTATGGAGAGCTATATTTTCCCTATCACAACCAAAGGGAAAGCTCCAGAAAAGCTATAGCTGAGAAAATTATAAAAAATGTAAATCTAAAAGCTCCCATACAGTGCAACTGTCCACAGGAACTGTCCGTGTGCCTCTACGTAGGTCTCGCAAAAGGTGATCCTATTAAAGAAAAGGTTTCCGGTGCGATTTATTCAATAAACTGTCAAGAGGATAAAGGAGAAACACTCTTCAGTTTTAATGTGAATAGGTCTTATCGGATAAGGCTTTTAAAGCTAAAAGGTGGTTGAAGCTTTCAAGGTTTTAGTGAACTCAATAGCTGATGATGGCATATGGACCTTGCCGAAGAGTATTTCCCTTGGAGTGAGCTTCTTTCCATAATAAGCGGTTATACCGTCTTCGTAAGGTATAAGTACAGCACCTTGCAGGGAAACTCCAGCAAATACACCTCTTGCTTTTGAGTAAGAGTATATATCCGCTTTTAGGTTAATATCGGTTGAAGCTGATGCGCTTCTACCTGCGGGACCTGCAGCCACTGATACATCTGCACCAAGTTTCACCTTACTCCTGAGAAGACTTCTCATGCCTCTATCTGTATTCACGACGAGTAAAAGATCAACAGACTCTACTCCAATCTGGAATCCAAAAGAAGCCTGAGCAAGTGTGTAAAAGGCGGGTGCGCTCCACTCACCTGTATTTGGGTTTTTGTAGCTAACTACGCAGTTTCCGCCTCCAGCACCGAATATAAAGGCACCCTTTATCAACCCAGGGCATACGATAACACCTCTGGCTTTCTTCAAAAGCTCCTCAGGTATTCCCTCTGTACCAGCTCTCAATTCTTTTATCACGGATGTGGAGTTTTCAACGAGCCTGTCCATGTCTTCTTTGGATACAGCCAAAGAGAGGCAGATCAAAGAAAGTAGAGCAAGTATTGTCCTCAAGGCTACTCCTCCTTTAACAAGGATTTCACACTTTCAAGCAGATCAATACCTACAGGACACCAAGTTACGCATCGCCCACAGCCTACACAACCGAAAGTGCCAAATTGATCTATCCAGTAAGCGAACTTGTGCATAAGCCACTGTCTGTATCGTGACATTATACTCTCTCTCAGATTAAACTTATGCAGAGTTGCAAAAGAGGGACTAAAGCAAGAGTCCCAGACCCTTACCCTACAGCTCCTATTGAGGTCTATGTCGTTTACTTCCAGTATATCAAAGCAGAAACAAGTTGGACAGACTTGCGTACAGTTTGCACATGCAAGACATCTCTTTGCCACCTCATCCCAGAAAGGATGTTCCATAGCGCTATAAAGCCTTTGAGGAAGATCCTCTGGGAGCACTTCTTTTCTCACTTTTAAACTATTGATTTTCTCCTGCTTCTTGCTACTTTTGTCATCATCTGCCTCTTCAAGGTATATGCCTTCCAAAAGTTTCGCACCCCTTTCGGTTCCCACTTCCACCAAAAACCCTTCCTCAATTTCTGTAAGACACAGATCAAAACCTTCCTTAGCCTCTGGACCTGAAGATAATGTATCACAAAAGCACACATCTGTTGCGTAAGTGCAGTTCACAGCAACAACAAAGATGTCATCCCTTAAGCTTTTGTAGTATGGGTCAGGAAAGATATTTTTATCCATAAAAACTTCGTCAAGTATTTTCAGAGACTTCAGGTCACACGCTCTGACATCAAAAAAGGCGTATTTTCCCTTTGGCAAGTCGTAAGAAAACTTTACCTTAGTTTCCTTCTTTTCCATTCGCATAAAGGTGAGTTCAGGAGGATGGATAAAACTTTTGATGGAGTTTACCGGATGCGTGTATGTAAAAAACTCTTTCGTATCAAGCTTTTCAAGTCTATAATATCCAGCCTTTTGGTAATCCCTATAGCCAAAGGGTAACTCGTCAAAATTATCCACTTTATCGTAGAGAATAGCTCCATTTATTACCTTTGGCGCTATAATTATGTAATCACTTTTTAGACGTTCAAAAATCTCCCTCAATCTCTCCTTTTTCGCAAAGAGCATTAGATCCTTACCTTCTCCTTTGCCTTCCACCTTAAGTACTCTTCTATAAAAGCATCTATATCCCCATCCATGACGGCGTCCACATTCCCCACTTCTAAACCTGTCCTTAGGTCTTTGACCATCTGATAAGGTTGGAATACGTATGACCTGATCTGATAACCCCAGCCTATATCCGTTTTGTCACCCTCAAGAGCTTTCTTTTTTTCTTCAAGCTTTTGAAGCTCAAGTTGGTAAAGTTTGGCTTTTAAAAGTTCAAGAG
This genomic interval from Hydrogenobacter sp. contains the following:
- a CDS encoding M67 family metallopeptidase: MLRIKSSALEKIIAQAERDYPYETCGLLLGKIDGDVRTVFGAFETPNVNPDRKNDRYEIAPEDYLKAEEKARQFGLEIVGVYHSHPDHPDRPSKFDEERAFEGFSYIILSVSKGRVVSYKSWELFEEKFRQEDIYVFG
- a CDS encoding glycosyltransferase family 39 protein translates to MVILLLLFLSFVSLLPNINTYEFRNEEPLRVAVAYEMSKSQSYIQPYLLGKPYFNKPPLFNWLILLYSHFLPWSELTARAVSLTFLLLCLLLIFAFSYYLFKNSQMALLSALIFLTFGNVLFFYGYLAEIDITLTFFVFASMVSLYMYLKSNSILWSILAGVLTGLSALLKGFPAYGFYFLTLLAFGLYQKNLRFILDRKLFISHAISVLLPALWLLNTQDPYIYLKTLFYESFSRISGEKFSRVLHIFTFPLLNFKDTLPNSLIFFISVCMLFKHKKFNLPHEVRILILVFALNYLPYLLSNSAGRYVLPLYPLLATVFSFYIYRSFEVQSFKRFFYSLIILSVFLRFLYGELYFPYHNQRESSRKAIAEKIIKNVNLKAPIQCNCPQELSVCLYVGLAKGDPIKEKVSGAIYSINCQEDKGETLFSFNVNRSYRIRLLKLKGG
- a CDS encoding aspartate-semialdehyde dehydrogenase, producing MGYKVAIVGATGEVGRTFLKVLEERNFPVDELELFASERSEGIHLTFRDEKVKVQALNKRSDFRGIDIALFSAGSSISKEYAPRFVSDGAVVIDNSSAWRLEPHVPLVVPEVNPEDVREHKGIIANPNCSTIQMVVALKPIYDAVGIEAIVVSTYQSVSGAGAKAIRELEEQVRAWCDGRELPEPKALPRRIAFNVIPQIDVFTENGYTKEEMKMLNETRKIMHDPNMRVSATTVRVPVFYGHSEAVSVKLKKELSPEEAKKILSKAKGVVLAEYPTALDVAGRDEVFVGRIRKDLVFEPGICMWIVADNIRKGAATNAVQIAELLTQFALV
- a CDS encoding RNA-guided endonuclease TnpB family protein, whose protein sequence is AGSFYLTVRVCKEIQKLEAVDRICAIDVGVKHFATICYSDGSVEKVENPKYLVKTEKRVAKEQRKLSRKQKGSKNYEKQRLKVAKLHEKVKNQREDFLHKLSRRIVSENQAIILEDLNVKGLLSGNISKHIQDSSWRKFFEYLSYKALWHGRELIFADRFYPSSKTCHVCGYKNQELKLSDREWVCPVCGTRHDRDINAGKNLLLYGFAHLTSGRVGTTRAYACGGAKSSVEAGSSSIS
- a CDS encoding lipid-binding SYLF domain-containing protein, producing MRTILALLSLICLSLAVSKEDMDRLVENSTSVIKELRAGTEGIPEELLKKARGVIVCPGLIKGAFIFGAGGGNCVVSYKNPNTGEWSAPAFYTLAQASFGFQIGVESVDLLLVVNTDRGMRSLLRSKVKLGADVSVAAGPAGRSASASTDINLKADIYSYSKARGVFAGVSLQGAVLIPYEDGITAYYGKKLTPREILFGKVHMPSSAIEFTKTLKASTTF
- a CDS encoding 4Fe-4S dicluster domain-containing protein, giving the protein MEGKGEGKDLMLFAKKERLREIFERLKSDYIIIAPKVINGAILYDKVDNFDELPFGYRDYQKAGYYRLEKLDTKEFFTYTHPVNSIKSFIHPPELTFMRMEKKETKVKFSYDLPKGKYAFFDVRACDLKSLKILDEVFMDKNIFPDPYYKSLRDDIFVVAVNCTYATDVCFCDTLSSGPEAKEGFDLCLTEIEEGFLVEVGTERGAKLLEGIYLEEADDDKSSKKQEKINSLKVRKEVLPEDLPQRLYSAMEHPFWDEVAKRCLACANCTQVCPTCFCFDILEVNDIDLNRSCRVRVWDSCFSPSFATLHKFNLRESIMSRYRQWLMHKFAYWIDQFGTFGCVGCGRCVTWCPVGIDLLESVKSLLKEE
- the amrB gene encoding AmmeMemoRadiSam system protein B — protein: MKPKLRYIDVIALDGGFLIRDPLGISENLFVSKEALLIMSLMDGSRDVLDIKADYFRLTGQIISDEDLMDFLKRLDDALFLENEKYADALQYKRREMFTKGIRDMSHVGEVYPADAQACERFLKGPEIQERLSPLGIMVPHMDIRIAKSTYWEAYGRIKGDKDLVVILGVSHYWHEMPFSALPLDMKTPFGILKTNRALIEKLQSFYNFDITHDILSYRYEHSIEFASVYAKMIFPEAKALALIVSYGDEKFLKTLGENLLRVVEPFIHKTLFISSVDMSHVGKKFGDSLCYDPSFKDREYLRYLEDLEYEQAFELLEKDKNRTRIDGQYTNFVFAHILKKCGLTKGRILDYKVYYERLTDSKVSYASMVF